One part of the Quercus lobata isolate SW786 chromosome 7, ValleyOak3.0 Primary Assembly, whole genome shotgun sequence genome encodes these proteins:
- the LOC115952373 gene encoding iron-sulfur assembly protein IscA-like 2, mitochondrial, producing the protein MQRLLFQRLTPYLVGRIRQNQRLLSSSSSALQQSLSSDPSPSPDDIHLTENCVRRMKELQASEASGNEKMLRLCVETGGCSGFQYVFDLDDKANSDDRVFEKEGVKLVVDNISYDFIKGATVDYVEELIRAAFVVTENPSAVGGCSCKSSFMVKL; encoded by the exons atgcaGAGATTACTGTTTCAGCGTCTGACACCTTACTTGGTTGGTCGAATCCGACAGAACCAAAGGCTTCTCAGTTCTTCCTCTTCTGCTCTTCAACAATCCCTTTCTTCTGATCCATCTCCTTCCCCCGATGATATTCATTTGACCGAAAATTGCGTCCGA AGAATGAAAGAGCTGCAAGCTAGTGAGGCATCGGGTAATGAAAAGATGCTTCGTTTGTGTGTGGAAACTGGTGGTTGTTCTGGGTTCCAATATGTTTTTGATTTGGATGACAAAGCCAACTCAGATGACCG AGTTTTTGAGAAGGAAGGAGTTAAGTTGGTGGTTGATAATATTTCATACGATTTCATAAAAGGGGCGACTGTTGATTATGTTGAGGAGCTGATCCGAGCGGCTTTTGTG GTGACTGAAAATCCAAGTGCAGTGGGCGGGTGCAGTTGTAAAAGTTCTTTCATGGTGAAACTGTAG
- the LOC115952380 gene encoding glucosamine 6-phosphate N-acetyltransferase-like, producing the protein MHASNSSSEEQKFQVRKLQISDKNKGFIELLRQLTVCDSVSDKDFEDRFRELSALGDDHIISVIEDESSGKIIATGSIFIEKKFLRNCSKVGHIEDVVVDSNARGLKLGKKIIAFLTEHAHLMGCYKVILDCSLENKAFYEKCGFKQKEIQMVKYFI; encoded by the coding sequence ATGCATGCCAGTAACTCGTCTAGTGAAGAGCAGAAATTTCAAGTCCGAAAATTACAGATCTCAGACAAAAACAAGGGTTTCATAGAGCTACTGAGGCAATTAACTGTTTGTGACTCTGTATCTGACAAAGACTTTGAAGATCGATTTCGGGAGCTCAGCGCCCTTGGAGATGACCACATTATTTCTGTGATAGAAGATGAATCTTCTGGGAAAATTATTGCAACTGGGAGCATTTTCATTGAGAAAAAGTTTTTGAGGAATTGTAGTAAAGTTGGGCACATTGAAGATGTTGTGGTTGACTCCAATGCTCGAGGGTTGAAAttaggcaagaaaattattgCATTTCTCACAGAGCATGCTCATTTGATGGGATGTTATAAGGTGATTCTTGACTGCAGTCTGGAGAATAAAGCGTTCTACGAGAAATGTGGCTTTAAACAGAAAGAAATTCAGATGGTTAAGtactttatttga
- the LOC115954195 gene encoding uncharacterized protein LOC115954195 isoform X2 translates to MGSSLNQWESDPLFSAAEVVQDSADRMESIFRLLLHERSLVQVEHPDPKLLLSLDYHRRDLATTLETAKWQLEDFERAVNLSSMKDKSQMREDITSGHKQFVRAIREQIIHVEKNVEDTSLRVPMRNTEWVNLNEQDRDGLALFLSGGNPNENFNRYYSEDSSMLKRFIDPTTASSSKDSASGLIEHSSREIENLNINGVSHINHNLDPRKENNLRRVGSHYSTKLGFEAPDCLQETSCIRHGEDESWDLEANERKPKNFFHENKLRGIQSRLNVFGFLNNLWTASVNRVTRNYTKRLKDGEEQRDSPTYIDVSHGAQVCWYPE, encoded by the exons ATGGGTTCGAGCTTGAATCAATGGGAATCAGACCCTTTGTTTTCTGCAGCCGAGGTTGTCCAAGACTCTGCAGACAG GATGGAATCAATTTTCCGACTTTTGTTGCATGAGCGAAGTCTTGTTCAAGTTGAACATCCAGACCCAAAGCTTCTTTTGTCACTTGATTATCATAGGCGTGATCTTGCAACAACCCTTGAAACAGCAAAATGGCAG TTGGAAGATTTTGAAAGAGCAGTCAACTTGTCATCAATGAAAGACAAATCTCAAATGCGGGAAGACATAACTTCCGGACACAAGCAATTTGTCAGAGCCATCAGGGAACAAATCATTCATGTGGAGAAAAACGTGGAGGATACTTCATTGCGAGTTCCCATGAGAAATACTGAGTGGGTTAACTTGAATGAACAAGATAGAGATGGGTTAGCACTGTTTCTTTCTGGGGGAAATCCTAACGAAAACTTCAATCGTTATTATTCAGAAGACAGTAGTATGTTGAAAAGATTTATTGATCCAACCACAGCATCAAGTTCAAAAGACAGTGCATCTGGGCTCATTGAACACAGCagcagagaaattgaaaaccTGAATATTAATGGGGTTTCACATATCAACCACAACCTTGATCCCAGGAAGGAGAATAACCTGAGGAGGGTGGGCTCTCATTATTCTACGAAGTTGGGTTTTGAAGCACCAGATTGTCTTCAAGAGACCTCTTGTATCAGACATGGTGAAGATGAGAGTTGGGACCTGGAAGCTAATGAACGCAAACCTAAAAACTTCTTCCATGAGAACAAGTTGCGAGGAATTCAGAGCAGATTGAATGTATTTGGTTTCTTGAATAACTTATGGACAGCATCTGTGAACAGGGTCACTAGGAATTATACGAAGAGGTTAAAAGATGGAGAAGAGCAAAGGGATTCCCCAACATACATTGACGTTTCTCATGGGGCACAG